Proteins encoded in a region of the Desulfovibrio sp. TomC genome:
- a CDS encoding HPr family phosphocarrier protein — MTEPSLIAPTTGADDILADNDGYSLRVRVLNDQGLHARPAARLAQEAQKFTCDVHLRHDEADVDAKSILDILTMAAGHGSELELRAHGPDAVAALRHLGELFRNHFR; from the coding sequence ATGACCGAGCCATCCCTTATCGCCCCGACCACGGGCGCTGACGATATCCTGGCCGACAACGACGGCTACAGCCTGCGGGTCCGTGTCTTAAACGACCAGGGTCTGCACGCCCGTCCGGCGGCCAGACTGGCCCAGGAAGCCCAGAAATTCACCTGCGACGTCCATCTGCGCCATGACGAGGCCGACGTGGACGCCAAAAGCATCCTGGATATCCTCACCATGGCCGCCGGCCACGGCAGCGAACTGGAACTGCGCGCCCATGGCCCCGACGCCGTGGCCGCCCTGCGCCATCTTGGCGAACTGTTTCGCAACCACTTTCGGTAG
- a CDS encoding TIGR04282 family arsenosugar biosynthesis glycosyltransferase yields MSGDALLVMVKAPLPGRVKTRLAAAVGDAAALCAYQAMVANVLAAVDASGLPATIVYTPETAREAVVALCGPARQWQPQAPGDLGARMADALSRALADGAQRAVLIGSDLPLVTPSLLRQAAHILARRQAVLGPAADGGYWLIGFRRDGFLPDVFADMPWSTPAVAALTLTRLAAAGRTTGLLPALPDCDTPADLARLAGPPWRERLEATPFGRFLAQGSAAMFDQNPGYR; encoded by the coding sequence ATGAGCGGAGACGCCCTGCTGGTCATGGTCAAGGCCCCGCTGCCCGGCCGGGTCAAAACCCGGCTGGCTGCCGCCGTCGGCGACGCCGCCGCCCTTTGCGCCTACCAGGCCATGGTCGCCAACGTCCTTGCCGCCGTTGACGCCAGCGGCCTGCCGGCCACCATCGTCTATACCCCGGAGACCGCCCGCGAGGCCGTCGTCGCGCTGTGCGGCCCGGCCCGGCAATGGCAGCCCCAGGCCCCGGGCGATCTCGGGGCACGCATGGCCGACGCCTTGTCCCGGGCCTTGGCCGACGGGGCGCAACGGGCCGTGCTGATCGGCTCCGACCTGCCGCTGGTTACGCCCTCGCTCCTGCGCCAGGCGGCGCATATCCTGGCCAGGCGCCAGGCCGTGCTCGGGCCGGCCGCCGACGGCGGCTACTGGCTGATCGGGTTTCGCCGGGACGGTTTTTTGCCCGACGTTTTTGCCGACATGCCCTGGAGCACGCCGGCCGTGGCCGCCCTGACCCTGACGCGCCTCGCCGCCGCCGGGCGCACCACGGGCCTTTTGCCCGCCTTGCCCGACTGCGACACGCCGGCCGATCTGGCCCGCCTGGCCGGCCCGCCCTGGCGGGAACGGCTGGAGGCCACGCCCTTTGGCCGGTTTCTGGCCCAAGGGTCGGCCGCGATGTTTGACCAAAACCCCGGCTACCGTTAA
- a CDS encoding TIGR04283 family arsenosugar biosynthesis glycosyltransferase, which yields MSPLSAPQPLFSVIAPVLGESGRINGLVDNIRTAGYGLPIEIIIVDGDPGQATLRALTRSGVTGLTSPPGRGRQQNAGAALASGEYLLFLHADTRLPAGAFEAAAALLEGRAELGAFSLAIRSDNVLLRLIAAAATWRSRLFSLPYGDQALFLRRDLFEAMGGFADIPIMEDVELVRALRRAGGRVAVSPRCVTTSARRWRAGGILATSLRNLALLFFFSLGVSPHRLARHYPAMPESPGSPGAADTTAGSRP from the coding sequence ATGTCGCCGTTGTCCGCTCCCCAGCCGCTTTTTTCCGTTATCGCCCCGGTCCTTGGCGAATCCGGCCGCATCAACGGCCTGGTGGACAATATCCGGACTGCCGGCTACGGCCTGCCCATCGAAATCATCATTGTCGACGGAGATCCGGGGCAAGCAACGCTTCGCGCCCTGACCCGCTCCGGCGTCACCGGCCTGACCTCGCCCCCGGGCCGGGGCCGGCAGCAAAATGCCGGGGCAGCCCTGGCCTCGGGCGAATATCTGCTCTTTTTGCACGCCGACACCCGCCTGCCGGCCGGAGCCTTTGAGGCCGCCGCCGCCCTGCTCGAGGGCCGGGCCGAACTCGGGGCCTTTTCCCTGGCCATCCGCTCGGACAACGTCCTGCTGCGCCTGATTGCCGCCGCAGCCACCTGGCGCTCGCGGCTTTTTTCCCTGCCCTACGGCGATCAGGCCCTGTTTCTGCGCCGGGATCTGTTCGAGGCCATGGGCGGTTTTGCCGACATCCCCATCATGGAGGACGTGGAACTGGTGCGCGCCCTGCGCCGGGCCGGCGGCCGGGTGGCCGTCTCGCCCCGGTGCGTCACCACCTCGGCCCGGCGCTGGCGGGCCGGGGGCATTCTGGCCACCAGCCTGCGCAATCTGGCCCTGCTGTTTTTTTTCTCCCTGGGCGTCTCCCCCCACCGTCTGGCCCGGCATTATCCGGCCATGCCCGAAAGTCCGGGCAGCCCCGGGGCAGCGGACACGACGGCCGGGAGCCGGCCATGA
- a CDS encoding class I SAM-dependent DNA methyltransferase, with product MQEAEYATMFGSEEHHWWYLGLHDQLQQAFARCRGLAAGPGRVLDAGCGTGKVLEILRDVAPVGLDLSATALALARRRGPFALTQASATTLPFAAASFDVAVSLDVLANVPPAEVPAAFRELFRVLAPGGALILNLVAFEALYSEHDRAVGVVKRYRIGEVRRLLAAAGFTLDICSYSNTILFPIAALVRLWRKRPRPGGRPPVSDLAPLPGPVNAVLAGIRRLENNMIVRHGFALPFGLSIFVLARKPVADNLQSA from the coding sequence ATGCAAGAAGCGGAATATGCCACCATGTTTGGGTCCGAGGAACACCATTGGTGGTATCTTGGCCTGCATGACCAGTTGCAACAGGCCTTTGCCCGGTGCCGGGGGCTGGCGGCCGGTCCGGGGCGGGTGCTCGATGCCGGCTGCGGCACAGGCAAGGTCCTGGAAATACTGCGCGATGTTGCGCCGGTGGGGCTTGATCTGTCGGCCACGGCCCTGGCCCTGGCCCGCAGGCGCGGCCCGTTTGCCCTGACCCAGGCCTCGGCCACGACCCTGCCGTTTGCCGCCGCGAGCTTTGACGTGGCCGTATCCCTGGACGTCCTGGCCAATGTGCCGCCGGCCGAAGTGCCGGCCGCCTTTCGGGAACTTTTTCGGGTGCTGGCCCCGGGCGGGGCCTTGATCCTCAATCTGGTGGCCTTTGAGGCCCTTTACAGCGAACACGACCGGGCGGTCGGCGTGGTCAAACGCTACCGAATCGGCGAGGTGCGCCGGCTGTTGGCCGCCGCCGGTTTCACCCTGGACATCTGCAGCTATTCCAATACGATTTTATTCCCCATTGCGGCCCTGGTCCGGCTTTGGCGCAAACGTCCCCGTCCGGGCGGTCGGCCGCCGGTGTCCGATCTTGCTCCCCTGCCCGGACCGGTCAACGCCGTCCTGGCCGGGATTCGCCGCCTTGAAAATAACATGATTGTAAGGCATGGTTTTGCGCTGCCGTTCGGGCTTTCCATCTTCGTCCTGGCCCGCAAACCCGTCGCCGACAACCTGCAATCCGCTTGA
- a CDS encoding PTS system mannose/fructose/sorbose family transporter subunit IID: protein MSARTLVSCFLRCYLVGAAFNTRGLQHVGLAYAMEPGLVRLYPDPAVRNTVFERYLKLYNTHFFWTPLLVGLFLSLEEKIAQGLAPAEMLDNVKTTTAFTLSAIGDTFFSASVMGLWGISAACLAANGRYGLLLTTAAVLFVTAQAFKAVTFRTGYREGFQVLRRLKRWDLVNLGRRIKMANAVLLALFWMLAHPRTESGTALADAALIGILAAWAATRPSVAREVALLALAGGWIFVRSMWPA from the coding sequence TTGAGCGCCAGGACCCTTGTGTCCTGCTTTTTGCGCTGCTACCTCGTGGGGGCTGCATTCAATACCCGCGGCCTCCAGCACGTGGGGCTGGCCTATGCCATGGAGCCGGGACTGGTGCGGCTCTATCCCGATCCGGCCGTTCGCAACACGGTTTTCGAGCGCTATCTCAAACTGTACAATACGCATTTTTTCTGGACGCCGCTTCTGGTGGGGCTTTTCCTCTCGCTGGAGGAAAAAATAGCCCAGGGGCTTGCGCCGGCGGAAATGCTTGACAACGTCAAGACCACAACGGCATTCACCCTCTCCGCCATAGGCGATACGTTTTTTTCCGCCAGCGTCATGGGCCTGTGGGGCATCTCGGCGGCCTGTCTGGCGGCCAACGGCCGCTACGGCCTGCTGCTGACGACGGCGGCGGTCCTGTTTGTGACCGCCCAGGCCTTCAAGGCCGTCACCTTTCGCACCGGCTACCGCGAAGGGTTTCAGGTGCTTCGGCGACTCAAACGCTGGGATCTGGTCAACCTCGGCCGGCGCATCAAGATGGCCAATGCCGTGCTGTTGGCCCTGTTTTGGATGCTGGCCCACCCCCGGACCGAGTCCGGAACCGCCCTGGCCGATGCGGCGCTGATCGGCATTCTGGCGGCCTGGGCCGCCACCCGGCCGTCCGTGGCCCGGGAGGTCGCCCTGCTGGCCCTGGCCGGGGGCTGGATTTTCGTCCGTTCCATGTGGCCGGCCTGA
- a CDS encoding glycosyltransferase family 2 protein, whose translation MTAVSSPPTLTVVIPVYNAEATIGRLVDALLASPPLPHTDVVLVNDGSRDGSHRECLACCDRHPGRVTYLKLAKNFGEHSAVMAGLCQSAGEYVVIMDDDFQNPPAEAARLVETAVAGGYDVVYGAFREKCHHPLRNWGSAFHDKVATWLLGKPPHLYLSSFKCLSRFVVDRIIDYAGPSPYVDGLILRVTDNIAQVMVTHCQRQTGRSGYTLWKLVRLWLTMFVNFSVAPLRLSAVLGLAVSAFGLVMAAWSLLEKLFGVDVPTGWTTLYVTVVIFAGIQLVMLGLLGEYVGRGLLEANRAPQFVVREVHGGGETGGREPRRW comes from the coding sequence ATGACAGCAGTTTCCTCCCCACCCACGCTCACTGTCGTGATCCCGGTCTACAACGCCGAGGCCACCATCGGCCGGCTGGTCGATGCCTTGCTCGCCAGCCCGCCCCTGCCGCATACGGATGTGGTGCTGGTCAACGACGGCAGCCGCGACGGCAGCCACCGGGAATGTCTGGCCTGCTGCGACCGCCACCCCGGCCGGGTGACCTATCTCAAGCTGGCGAAAAATTTCGGCGAACACAGTGCGGTCATGGCCGGATTGTGCCAGTCGGCCGGCGAATACGTCGTGATCATGGACGACGATTTCCAAAATCCCCCGGCCGAGGCGGCCCGATTGGTGGAAACCGCCGTGGCCGGCGGCTACGACGTGGTCTACGGCGCGTTTCGGGAAAAATGCCACCACCCCTTGCGCAATTGGGGCAGCGCCTTTCACGACAAGGTCGCCACCTGGCTGCTTGGCAAACCGCCCCATCTCTATCTGTCGAGCTTCAAGTGCTTAAGCCGCTTCGTGGTGGACCGCATCATCGACTACGCCGGCCCGTCTCCCTATGTCGATGGCCTGATTTTGCGGGTTACGGACAATATCGCCCAGGTGATGGTGACCCACTGCCAGCGCCAGACCGGTCGTTCAGGCTACACCCTGTGGAAGCTCGTGCGCTTGTGGCTGACCATGTTCGTCAATTTTTCCGTGGCCCCGCTGCGCCTGTCGGCCGTGCTTGGGCTGGCGGTCAGCGCCTTCGGGTTGGTCATGGCCGCCTGGAGCCTGCTGGAAAAGCTGTTCGGCGTGGACGTGCCCACGGGCTGGACCACGCTCTACGTCACGGTGGTCATTTTCGCCGGCATCCAGCTCGTCATGCTTGGCCTGCTTGGCGAATACGTGGGCCGGGGACTGCTTGAGGCCAACCGCGCGCCGCAGTTCGTGGTGCGCGAGGTCCATGGCGGCGGGGAGACTGGCGGCCGGGAGCCCCGGCGATGGTAA
- a CDS encoding Gfo/Idh/MocA family protein has translation MKLLVLGASDIFARRVLPNLPDLGVTALTVASQSGRRPDIPAGLPVAWQDDPATALAHSLAEVVYVSTENSRHAALALAALESGRHVIVDKPAFLELADARQAANLAAQKNLVLAEATVWADHPRPAAALAAFAAAGSAPARLSAVFSFPPLPAGNFRHRADCGGGALFDLGAYAASPGRVFFAAEPDHVACRILSRGPEVDTAFVCQMTYPGGRSFTGTFGFDTGYANRLDILGPSLAAAMDRAFTPPPNMALALELNTPAGPSTQTSPPADAFTRFFQRIFAAIRTGHGQPFADALLADARTLARLRQAAAEG, from the coding sequence GTGAAGCTGCTTGTCCTTGGCGCATCGGACATCTTTGCCCGCCGGGTGCTGCCAAACCTGCCGGACCTGGGCGTCACGGCCCTGACCGTGGCTTCGCAAAGCGGCCGGCGTCCCGACATCCCGGCCGGGCTGCCCGTGGCCTGGCAGGACGACCCGGCCACCGCCCTGGCCCACAGCCTAGCCGAGGTCGTCTACGTCTCCACCGAAAACAGCCGCCACGCCGCCCTGGCCCTGGCCGCCCTGGAATCGGGCCGCCACGTCATTGTGGACAAGCCGGCCTTCCTCGAGCTGGCCGACGCCCGGCAGGCCGCCAATCTCGCCGCCCAAAAAAATCTGGTCCTGGCCGAAGCCACGGTCTGGGCCGACCATCCGCGCCCGGCCGCCGCCCTGGCCGCTTTTGCCGCCGCCGGCAGCGCCCCCGCGCGCCTGTCCGCCGTCTTCTCCTTTCCGCCGCTGCCGGCCGGCAATTTCCGCCACCGCGCCGACTGCGGCGGCGGGGCGCTTTTTGACCTCGGGGCCTACGCCGCCAGTCCCGGCCGGGTCTTTTTTGCGGCCGAGCCGGACCACGTCGCCTGCCGCATCTTGTCGCGCGGTCCGGAGGTGGATACCGCCTTCGTCTGCCAGATGACCTACCCGGGAGGGCGAAGCTTCACCGGCACCTTCGGGTTTGATACCGGCTACGCCAACCGCCTGGACATCCTCGGCCCCTCCCTGGCCGCCGCCATGGACCGGGCCTTTACCCCGCCGCCCAACATGGCCCTGGCCCTGGAGCTCAACACCCCCGCCGGCCCGTCAACCCAGACCAGCCCGCCGGCCGACGCCTTCACCCGCTTTTTCCAACGCATCTTCGCCGCCATCCGCACCGGCCACGGTCAGCCCTTCGCCGACGCCCTGCTCGCCGACGCCCGCACCCTGGCGCGTCTGCGACAGGCTGCGGCAGAAGGGTAG
- a CDS encoding NDP-hexose 2,3-dehydratase family protein yields MSTAAVCRAFLGSCRAMAGVFPSLDAVRDWFAAKDRCHRFEVRQVPLAGLDQWSYAPGPLRLVHRTGRFFSIEGIRVETDFGPAPTWDQPIINQPEVGILGLLAREIDGVLHFLMQAKMEPGNVNILQLSPTVQATHSNYSRVHQGSTPRYLEYFTEPGLARVLLDQLQPEQGARFLRKRNRNMVVAVDGPVPMHEDFCWLTLGQIKALLAHDNIVNMDARTVVSLIPLADPDEPPNYGLVDGVTGFGLDIYLSFCRSDKERHTMDRLMAWLTDGKARHAMHVSPLPLDALRGWMVTDTDIRHESGLYFSVIGVDVAAKTRESTRWSQPLLHHKGEGLVGFLCQRHGGVLHFLVRGSLEPGNRDGMEIGPTVACSEVAARSRRAGAPRFLKQFLDPGDLVVRYDAVQSEEGGRFHHFQNRYMVVELPPGKHLDLPGHFIWMTLGQLWRMARHGHVSIEARNLMACLGLLETLP; encoded by the coding sequence ATGAGCACCGCTGCTGTTTGTCGGGCGTTTCTGGGATCGTGCCGGGCCATGGCCGGTGTGTTTCCCAGTCTCGACGCCGTCAGGGACTGGTTCGCCGCCAAGGACCGCTGCCATCGTTTCGAGGTGCGCCAGGTCCCTCTGGCCGGCCTTGACCAGTGGAGCTACGCCCCGGGGCCCTTGCGACTGGTCCACCGCACGGGCCGGTTCTTCTCCATTGAGGGCATCCGGGTGGAAACCGACTTCGGTCCCGCGCCGACCTGGGACCAACCCATTATCAACCAGCCCGAAGTGGGCATCCTGGGCCTGCTCGCCCGGGAAATCGACGGCGTGCTCCATTTTCTCATGCAGGCCAAGATGGAGCCGGGCAACGTCAACATTCTCCAGCTCTCGCCCACGGTCCAGGCCACCCACAGCAATTATTCCCGGGTGCACCAGGGCAGCACCCCGCGCTACCTCGAATATTTCACCGAGCCCGGTCTGGCCCGGGTGCTGCTCGACCAGCTCCAGCCGGAACAGGGGGCGCGGTTTTTGCGCAAGCGAAACCGCAACATGGTGGTGGCCGTGGATGGTCCCGTGCCCATGCACGAGGATTTCTGCTGGCTGACGCTCGGGCAGATCAAGGCCCTTCTGGCCCACGACAACATCGTCAACATGGACGCCCGCACCGTGGTCTCGCTCATTCCCCTGGCCGATCCCGACGAACCGCCGAATTACGGCCTGGTCGACGGCGTCACCGGTTTCGGCCTGGACATCTATCTGTCGTTTTGCCGTTCGGACAAGGAACGACACACCATGGACCGCCTCATGGCCTGGCTGACCGACGGCAAGGCCCGTCACGCCATGCACGTCTCGCCCCTGCCCCTGGACGCCCTGCGCGGCTGGATGGTCACGGATACGGACATCCGCCACGAGTCGGGACTGTATTTCTCCGTCATCGGCGTGGACGTGGCCGCCAAGACCCGGGAATCCACCCGTTGGTCCCAGCCGCTGTTGCACCACAAGGGCGAAGGGCTGGTCGGATTTTTGTGCCAGCGCCACGGCGGCGTGCTCCATTTCCTGGTCCGGGGGAGCCTGGAGCCCGGCAACCGCGACGGCATGGAAATCGGTCCCACCGTGGCCTGCTCCGAAGTGGCCGCCCGGTCCCGACGGGCGGGCGCCCCGCGTTTTCTCAAGCAGTTTCTCGATCCCGGGGACCTCGTTGTGCGCTACGACGCTGTGCAGTCCGAAGAGGGCGGGCGCTTTCACCATTTCCAGAACCGCTACATGGTGGTGGAACTGCCGCCCGGGAAACACCTCGACCTCCCCGGCCACTTTATCTGGATGACGCTTGGGCAACTGTGGCGCATGGCCCGGCATGGCCACGTCAGCATTGAGGCCCGAAACCTCATGGCCTGCCTGGGTCTGCTGGAGACCCTGCCGTGA
- the ptsP gene encoding phosphoenolpyruvate--protein phosphotransferase: MATLKGIPVSAGITIGRAFFLNRSGAGPLPRQTLPEALVGPEIARLERAFAQFALEIEQARERIPAELREHTLIIDSHLMILKDPKLSGVAKRYIQSLGINAEWALDKAVADLEKAFEALDDPYFRDRIQDVRTVAGRVQARLAGQTAETRAIESRVVLMAHDVSPADTASLQTDKIMALVTVQGGKTSHTGILARTLGIPAVVGVTELERKVRDGDLVIVDGLRGVVVLSPSEEELARLSDLKYQFEAYQAGIMRGCHLPGETIDGYRLKVKANIEMLDEVATVVNNGGEGIGLYRTEYSYMNRVKLPTEEELYQEYLDLATIMSPRRVTLRTLDAGADKFVSTLGALDERNPALGLRAIRLCMHHPDIFKTQLRAILRASVAGNISVMFPMISGLREIRQAKAMLDESRAELRQEGLRFNTELPVGIMMELPSAVMIAEVLAREVDFFSIGTNDLIQYSLGIDRTNRYVSHMYQPLHPAVVRSIKHVVDAAHQAGIEVSLCGEMASDPFCVPILMGMQIDCISLTPQAIPGIKRIIRQATMDDCKNLLKLVLESPSVTRTNALVQETIFRQFPDELMFYSSLLDRDENPAH, translated from the coding sequence ATGGCAACCCTCAAAGGCATCCCCGTCTCCGCCGGCATCACCATCGGACGGGCCTTTTTCCTCAACCGCTCCGGGGCCGGACCGTTGCCCCGCCAGACCCTGCCCGAAGCCTTGGTCGGGCCGGAAATCGCCCGTCTGGAACGGGCCTTTGCCCAGTTCGCCCTGGAAATCGAGCAGGCCCGGGAACGCATCCCGGCGGAACTGCGCGAACACACGCTGATCATCGATTCCCATCTGATGATCTTAAAAGACCCGAAACTCTCGGGCGTGGCCAAACGTTACATCCAGTCTCTGGGCATCAACGCCGAATGGGCCTTGGACAAGGCCGTGGCCGATCTGGAAAAGGCCTTCGAGGCCCTGGACGATCCCTATTTCCGCGACCGCATCCAGGACGTGCGCACGGTCGCCGGCCGCGTCCAGGCCCGGCTGGCCGGCCAGACCGCCGAAACCCGGGCCATCGAGAGCCGGGTGGTGCTCATGGCCCACGACGTCTCCCCGGCCGACACCGCCTCCCTGCAGACGGACAAGATCATGGCCCTGGTCACGGTCCAGGGCGGCAAGACCTCCCACACCGGCATCCTGGCCCGGACGCTCGGCATCCCGGCCGTGGTCGGGGTGACGGAGCTTGAGCGCAAAGTGCGCGACGGCGATCTGGTGATCGTGGACGGGCTGCGCGGCGTGGTGGTGCTGTCGCCGTCCGAGGAGGAACTGGCCAGGCTCTCCGACCTCAAATACCAGTTCGAGGCCTACCAGGCCGGCATCATGCGCGGCTGCCATCTGCCCGGCGAAACCATCGACGGCTACCGGCTCAAGGTCAAAGCCAATATCGAGATGCTCGACGAGGTGGCAACCGTGGTCAACAACGGCGGCGAGGGCATCGGCCTGTACCGCACCGAATATTCCTACATGAACCGGGTCAAGCTCCCCACAGAGGAAGAACTTTACCAGGAATACCTGGATCTTGCCACGATCATGTCGCCGCGCCGGGTGACCCTTCGCACCCTTGACGCCGGGGCCGACAAGTTCGTGAGCACGCTTGGGGCGCTCGATGAGCGCAACCCGGCCCTGGGACTGCGGGCCATCCGCCTGTGCATGCACCATCCCGACATTTTCAAGACCCAGCTGCGGGCCATCCTGCGGGCCTCGGTGGCCGGCAATATTTCGGTGATGTTTCCCATGATCTCGGGGCTGCGCGAAATCCGCCAGGCCAAGGCCATGTTGGACGAATCCCGGGCCGAACTGCGCCAGGAAGGCCTGCGTTTCAATACCGAGCTGCCGGTCGGCATCATGATGGAGCTGCCCTCGGCCGTCATGATCGCCGAGGTGCTGGCCCGGGAAGTCGATTTTTTCAGCATCGGCACCAATGACCTCATCCAATATTCCCTGGGCATTGACCGGACCAACCGCTATGTGTCCCACATGTACCAGCCCCTGCACCCGGCGGTGGTGCGCTCCATCAAGCATGTGGTCGACGCCGCCCACCAGGCCGGCATCGAGGTGAGCCTGTGCGGCGAGATGGCCTCCGATCCCTTCTGCGTGCCCATCCTCATGGGAATGCAGATCGATTGCATCAGCTTAACGCCCCAGGCCATACCCGGCATCAAGCGCATTATTCGCCAAGCCACCATGGACGATTGCAAAAACCTGCTTAAATTGGTCCTGGAAAGCCCGTCCGTGACCCGGACCAACGCCCTGGTCCAGGAAACCATCTTCCGGCAATTCCCGGACGAGCTGATGTTTTATTCCTCCCTGCTTGACCGGGACGAAAATCCGGCCCATTGA
- a CDS encoding sugar 3,4-ketoisomerase, which yields MVSPLTLVRSIDVPTVGDDRGALSAVEAGQTIPFPIRRVFYMHHMTAERGGHAHRDTDQLVVCVAGSLRLDLTDGFARVSHRLDDPARGLFIPAMVFIDIRDISPGAVCLVLASTHYDMGRSIRSYEDYLAAVAKP from the coding sequence ATGGTAAGTCCGCTCACCCTGGTCCGCAGCATCGACGTGCCGACCGTCGGCGACGACCGGGGGGCGCTGTCGGCCGTGGAAGCCGGCCAGACCATCCCCTTTCCCATTCGCCGGGTCTTTTACATGCACCACATGACGGCCGAGCGCGGCGGCCATGCCCATCGCGACACCGACCAGCTGGTGGTCTGCGTGGCCGGTTCGCTGCGCCTCGACCTCACCGACGGCTTTGCCCGCGTTTCCCATCGCCTGGACGATCCGGCCCGGGGCCTTTTCATTCCGGCCATGGTCTTCATTGACATCCGCGACATTTCCCCCGGGGCGGTCTGTCTGGTCCTGGCCAGCACCCACTACGACATGGGCCGTTCGATCCGCAGCTACGAAGACTATCTGGCCGCGGTAGCCAAGCCATGA